The following proteins come from a genomic window of Panicum hallii strain FIL2 chromosome 8, PHallii_v3.1, whole genome shotgun sequence:
- the LOC112902851 gene encoding UPF0481 protein At3g47200-like, producing MEEGSAGEAAEENGIGSSSVVETETQEIKTLQHNVRAKEKLSSMDDDEGSGGGTTRPPEEMKGSCGSWIVEMEKLLEDTRPSVEMARWKQHSIYRVPEFMKKMTNRDAYQPQFVSLGPLHHGEPHLMPMEEHKRRAVLHRVKRARKPLTKFVEAIEEVADELEAAYDGLDDRWRGASRGSFVEMMVTDGCFLLELMSIKLSRLTKDDGGGEVDTGYAANDPVFSGSSFHNLWPIMRNDMIAMENQIPLIVLQRIVFPRGSGTPPSAKWINNMVRQLLCGSSFKEGMDNLGLHFLDILHKGYCGTRPCWERSNSKNYEVRTPCAVELSEAGIQFKKSNTKTESIHDVDFVNGKLRMPLLRLDDQTEAEHLNLMAFEWLHPNTTNDVRCYISFVDNIIESERDVALLRSQGLIENGMCSDKKVVELFNITTKLGEANICNRLGHVQWKMNAHCKKRRNKWRAMFMNNYLSNPWVFISLVAAFILLIATIMQTIYTVVPFYTNKG from the exons ATGGAGGAGGGTTCCGCCGGCGAGGCAGCCGAGGAGAATGGTATCGGTAGCAGCTCGGTGGTGGAGACCGAGACACAGGAGATCAAGACGCTCCAACACAACGTGCGAGCAAAGGAGAAGTTGTCGTCGATGGACGACGACGAGGGGTCCGGCGGCGGCACCACTAGACCGCCAGAGGAGATGAAGGGTAGCTGTGGCAGCTGGATAGTGGAGATGGAGAAGCTGCTCGAGGACACCAGGCCATCAGTGGAGATGGCGCGGTGGAAGCAGCACTCCATCTACCGGGTGCCGGAGTTTATGAAGAAGATGACCAACAGAGATGCCTACCAGCCGCAGTTCGTATCGCTAGGCCCCTTGCACCACGGCGAGCCCCATCTCATGCCCATGGAGGAGCACAAGAGGCGGGCGGTGCTGCACAGGGTTAAGCGGGCCAGGAAGCCTCTTACGAAGTTCGTCGAAGCAATCGAGGAAGTGGCGGATGAGCTCGAGGCCGCCTACGACGGCCTTGATGATAGATGGCGGGGAGCAAGCAGAGGTAGCTTCGTGGAGATGATGGTCACGGATGGATGCTTCCTGTTGGAGCTGATGAGCATAAAGCTAAGTCGACTGACCAAGGACGACGGGGGAGGGGAAGTAGATACTGGTTACGCGGCCAACGACCCCGTCTTCAGTGGGAGCAGCTTTCATAATTTGTGGCCAATAATGAGGAACGACATGATCGCGATGGAAAACCAAATACCTCTAATCGTTCTTCAGAGGATCGTATTTCCTCGTGGGAGTGGCACACCCCCG AGCGCTAAATGGATCAACAATATGGTGCGACAACTTCTGTGTGGCTCAAGCTTTAAGGAAGGCATGGACAACCTAGGCCTTCATTTCCTGGACATTCTTCACAAAGGCTATTGTGGCACAAGACCATGTTGGGAAAGGTCGAATTCGAAGAATTATGAGGTTCGCACGCCCTGTGCAGTTGAGCTGAGTGAGGCAGGGATCCAGTTCAAAAAAAGCAACACTAAAACTGAAAGCATCCACGATGTTGACTTCGTAAACGGGAAGCTGAGAATGCCGCTGTTAAGGTTAGATGATCAAACGGAGGCGGAGCACCTCAACCTGATGGCATTTGAGTGGCTACACCCCAACACGACAAACGACGTGAGGTGCTACATAAGCTTTGTGGACAACATCATTGAGTCGGAAAGAGACGTGGCACTTCTGAGATCCCAAGGGCTCATTGAGAACGGGATGTGCAGCGACAAGAAGGTGGTGGAGTTGTTCAACATTACCACAAAGTTAGGAGAGGCGAACATATGCAACAGGCTGGGCCACGTGCAGTGGAAGATGAACGCCCACTGCAAGAAGCGCCGGAACAAGTGGCGCGCCATGTTCATGAACAACTACCTGAGCAACCCCTGGGTGTTCATCTCCCTGGTTGCCGCCTTCATCTTGCTCATCGCCACCATCATGCAGACCATCTACACCGTCGTGCCATTCTACACCAACAAGGGCTAG
- the LOC112902974 gene encoding UPF0481 protein At3g47200-like, translating to MAGMSTNASSSSSWMVEMEKLLEDTRPSVERARWKQRSIYRVPECIKKMTNRDAYQPQFVSLGPLHHGEPHLMPMEEHKRRAVLHMVKRARKPLTKFVEAIEEVADELEAAYDGLDDRWRGASRGSFVEMMVTDGCFLLELMRIQLILVEAEDDGGGEVDTGYAANDPVFSRSSFPNLWPIMRNDMIAMENQIPLIVLQRIEFSSGSDTPPSARWINNTVRLLLCGPRFEEGMDNLGLHFLDILHKGYCGTRPYWERSENYEVRTPCAVELSEAGIQFKKSNTKSIHDVDFVNGVLSMPLLRLHDQTEMELLNLMAFEWLHPNTTNEARCYISFVNNIIESERDVALLRSQGLIENGMGSDKKVVELCNITTKLGQANIYNRLGHVQWKMNAHCKKRRNKWRAMFMNNYLSNPWVFISLVAAFILLIATIMQTIYTVVPFYTNKG from the exons ATGGCGGGGATGTCTACCAATGCTAGCTCTAGCTCTAGTTGGATGGTGGAGATGGAGAAGCTGCTCGAGGACACCAGGCCATCAGTGGAGAGGGCGCGGTGGAAGCAGCGCTCAATCTACCGGGTGCCGGAGTGTATCAAGAAGATGACCAACAGAGATGCCTACCAGCCGCAGTTCGTATCGCTAGGCCCCTTGCACCACGGCGAGCCCCATCTCATGCCCATGGAGGAGCACAAGAGGCGGGCGGTGCTGCACATGGTTAAGCGGGCCAGGAAGCCTCTAACGAAGTTCGTCGAAGCAATCGAGGAAGTGGCGGATGAGCTCGAGGCCGCCTACGATGGCCTTGATGATAGATGGCGGGGAGCAAGCAGAGGTAGCTTCGTGGAGATGATGGTCACGGATGGATGCTTCCTGTTGGAGCTGATGAGGATACAGCTAATTCTAGTGGAAGCTGAGGACGACGGGGGAGGGGAAGTAGATACTGGTTACGCGGCCAACGACCCCGTCTTCAGTAGGAGCAGCTTTCCTAATTTGTGGCCAATAATGAGGAACGACATGATCGCGATGGAAAACCAAATACCTCTAATCGTTCTTCAGAGGATCGAATTTTCTAGTGGGAGTGACACACCCCCG AGCGCTAGATGGATCAACAATACGGTGCGACTTCTTCTGTGTGGCCCAAGATTTGAGGAAGGCATGGACAACCTAGGCCTTCATTTCCTGGACATTCTTCACAAAGGCTATTGTGGCACAAGACCATATTGGGAAAGGTCGGAGAATTATGAGGTTCGCACGCCCTGCGCAGTTGAGCTGAGCGAGGCAGGGATCCAGTTCAAAAAAAGCAACACTAAAAGCATCCACGATGTTGACTTCGTAAACGGGGTGCTGAGCATGCCGCTGTTAAGGTTACATGATCAAACGGAGATGGAGCTTCTCAACCTGATGGCATTTGAGTGGCTACACCCCAACACGACAAACGAAGCGAGGTGCTACATAAGCTTTGTGAACAACATCATTGAGTCGGAAAGAGACGTGGCACTTCTGAGATCCCAAGGGCTCATTGAGAACGGGATGGGCAGCGACAAGAAGGTGGTGGAGTTGTGCAACATTACCACAAAGTTAGGACAGGCGAACATATACAACAGGCTGGGCCACGTGCAGTGGAAGATGAATGCCCACTGCAAGAAGCGCCGGAACAAGTGGCGCGCCATGTTCATGAACAACTACCTGAGCAACCCCTGGGTGTTCATCTCCCTGGTTGCCGCCTTCATCTTGCTCATCGCCACCATCATGCAGACCATCTACACCGTCGTGCCATTCTACACCAACAAGGGCTAG